The segment TTGGGACGTGCAGAACGACGCCGTTGTCGTCCGTCCCGGTGACGAAGGTAACTACCTCGAAACCGACTTCTTCCCGATCTCCCGCGGCGTGGTTATCCGCCTGACGGGTGTGGGGGAATCCTCCTCCGGCGGCGGTTCCAATGATCCGTTTGCCCCGGCTGCCCCCAGTGGCGGCGGTAACAGCACTTCCGATACCGAGCAGTCCCTGCTCCGTTTCTTCCAGAAGGCCGGCGTTCCCTTCGAAAGCACCAGCGGTTCCAGCCTCGCTTTCGACGGCACCCAGCTGATCGTGACCCAGACCCCGAAGAACCTCGAAAAGATGCGCAACATCCTGCGCCGCTACGACCAGCCCAAGCAGGTCGAAATCGAAGCGAAGTTCCTCGAAGTCAATCAGGGCGTCCTCGACGAAATGGCCATCAACTGGAACATCAATACGCCGCTCTCTGCCGTGGTCGGACCCGGCACTCAAGTCCAGACCGGTAACCGCTCGCTTTCGAGTGCCTTCAGTATCAACTCCGCAACGAGTAATTTGGTTATTGACCAAGGGCCGGTTGACGTTGGCGGCATTGTCGTTGATCCTAACCCTCTTGAGTATCCGCAGACTCCGCCCTCCCTGCCGAATACGATTGACCTCGGTCAGGCTGGTGGCCTGCAGGCCAATGTTGGCTTCAGCATCATGGGGACGAATGTCCAAGCCGTCATCAGTGCCCTCTCCCGCAAGCAGGGCAGCGACCTCCTGAGTTCGCCGCGCCTGACGGTTCTCTCCGGTCGTACCGCGCAGATTGTTGTCGCTCAGGAACTCCGTTACCCGGAAAACTACAGCGACATCGAATCTGAAGTGGGCAGCACCAGCAGCTCGACCGGTTCCTCCGGTTCCGCCGGTGTGACCATTACCGCCGGTACGCCGCAGGACTTCACCGTCCGCAACGTCGGTGTGGAAATGGAAGTGACCCCGACGGTGGAAGAAAACCAGAACATCTCGCTCAAGCTTGAGCCGCGGGTGACTGAGTTCGAAGGCTTCGTCGAGTACGGCGGCACCAGCGTCGCTATCTCCTCGGGCACCACGGTTTCGGTCCCCTCCGGTTTCTACCAGCCGATCTTCAGCACCCGCGAGGTGCGCACCGAAGTCACCGTCTTTGACGGCGCCACGGTGGTCATCGGTGGTCTGACCCGCGAAGAAATTAAGACGGTCAACGACAAGGTTCCGCTTCTGGGTGACATCCCCCTCCTAGGCCGTCTCTTCCAATCCAAGGGTGAAACCTCGACCAAGAAGAACCTGCTGATCTTCGTCACCGCCAACCTGATCTCCCCCGGAGGTTCGCCGAGCGGCCAGCGCCTGCGCAATGTCGAAGCCAACTCGCTCTTCCAGAACCCGATCCTCGTGACCCCGGGTGGTGGCATCAGCCGCGAAATCAGCGAGCAGTAATTCCCAAGGGAATTGATCTTTACAGGCGGCAGGACCGGATTGGTCTTGCCGCCTTTTTTTTATTCGGGGTTACTGTCAGCATGGCGAAAGTTCTCCTTCTGGACGGGTTCAATCTGGCGTTCCGCAGCTACTACGCGCTGCCCGAGCTGACCCGCAGCGACGGCGTGCCCACGGGGGCGCTGCACGGCTGGGTCAAGACGCTCTGGAAGCTGGAGGACATGGAGCGGCCGGACCGGTTAGCCGTCTTTTTCGACGAGGGCGGGTCCGACCGCCATCTGGAGCTGTTGCCCGAGTACAAGGCGAACCGCGACGAAATGCCCGAGGCTCTGCGTGCACAGATGGCGTCGATCCGTGAAATCACCCGTCTGATGGGCTACCCGGTCATTTCCCGGTGTGGGGTCGAAGCGGACGATTTAATCGCCTCAGCGGCCCGCAAATGGGCCTCACCGCAGGAGCGCGTCGTCGTGGTCAGTGCGGACAAGGACCTTGCGCAGCTCGTTAATGGCGAGATCCACCAGTTGCTCCCGGCCCCGACGGCGAATCCCCGGCTTGGTTGGCGGCGGCTCGATGGCGACGGAGTGGTGAAAAAGTTCGGAGTCACCGCGGCTCAAATCCCTGACTACCTGGCACTGGTGGGGGATGCGGCGGATAACATTGCCGGTATCGCCGGGGTCGGCCCGAAGACCGCCGCGAACTGGATTGGGGCCTACGGCGACATTGCGGGCGTGCTGGCCGCCGCTACAGAGATTAAGCCC is part of the Ruficoccus amylovorans genome and harbors:
- a CDS encoding 5'-3' exonuclease; its protein translation is MAKVLLLDGFNLAFRSYYALPELTRSDGVPTGALHGWVKTLWKLEDMERPDRLAVFFDEGGSDRHLELLPEYKANRDEMPEALRAQMASIREITRLMGYPVISRCGVEADDLIASAARKWASPQERVVVVSADKDLAQLVNGEIHQLLPAPTANPRLGWRRLDGDGVVKKFGVTAAQIPDYLALVGDAADNIAGIAGVGPKTAANWIGAYGDIAGVLAAATEIKPPRFREILPASAELLRRNLELVRLCDDFEIPEVQIEAPHTAELSDFLASMEMKTAAMQAHERYGLGLR
- a CDS encoding type II secretory pathway, component PulD; its protein translation is MTNILKLPRLTTLACLVLVLTGQVFLASSSMGQSSDTQDKIRLMSSAIRARDAGDLQQAKTDLEELLRLAPNDVNVQRLLMSVNKDIERQSQGQQTVYGQAASVREFSPSSTSSTGVQSTSVVAVAGNPNGELITDAQPYTPPSASAELDAVLEAEAASQEMALDMAKAAMADAKKLIKAERYADADALLADAQSALTLNTATAPTIEKIREMRGDIILDQGNAALKDHNAAEAATYLAQYREKLGDDQRAREFETKVTALENNPWYQNPEELSPDFMQNQSVVDQLMVKARAQMLYGDLEGSAATLREVEARDPNNSAAKGLQIEIMQQLKDSNYLDHSKTRDAMLQEVARSWQRPQIFQLTPTDTGPKTTGTLLEKLARIEIPRVSFAQVPLSRVVETLSELSVEYDKVSEDSKDKGVNIVPANWGGNDPMVSITLRNLSLDKILDFVTQSVDYTWDVQNDAVVVRPGDEGNYLETDFFPISRGVVIRLTGVGESSSGGGSNDPFAPAAPSGGGNSTSDTEQSLLRFFQKAGVPFESTSGSSLAFDGTQLIVTQTPKNLEKMRNILRRYDQPKQVEIEAKFLEVNQGVLDEMAINWNINTPLSAVVGPGTQVQTGNRSLSSAFSINSATSNLVIDQGPVDVGGIVVDPNPLEYPQTPPSLPNTIDLGQAGGLQANVGFSIMGTNVQAVISALSRKQGSDLLSSPRLTVLSGRTAQIVVAQELRYPENYSDIESEVGSTSSSTGSSGSAGVTITAGTPQDFTVRNVGVEMEVTPTVEENQNISLKLEPRVTEFEGFVEYGGTSVAISSGTTVSVPSGFYQPIFSTREVRTEVTVFDGATVVIGGLTREEIKTVNDKVPLLGDIPLLGRLFQSKGETSTKKNLLIFVTANLISPGGSPSGQRLRNVEANSLFQNPILVTPGGGISREISEQ